The nucleotide sequence CTCCGGTAGAGAGACAGCCTTTCAACCCCGCGTCCGCGGAATTCGGCGTTCGCCTGCGGATCGGTGAGCGCGGACCGGATTTCGCGGGCGAAGGCTCCGGGGTCGAAGGGATCGGCGTACCTTACCGCGTCCCCGCAGATTTCCCGGACTGCCGGGATATCCGAACATACCGCCGGCACGCCGAATGAAAGCGCCTCGAGCGGGGGAATGCCGAACCCTTCCATGAACGTGGGGAACACGAAAACCCGCGCGAACGCGTACAGGTTGCGCAGCATATCGTCCGGTACCTGCGGCAACTGCACTATTTTTCCGGCGACCGCCGGGTCGGATTCCGCATCGTCCACCGCATCCCTGCCCCGCATGCGGGCGCCGGCGACGACGACCTTCAAATCCGGGAAGTCGGGCGACAGCGACCGGAACGCCTCTATCATGGTTTTCAGGTTCTTGTGCGGAGACCGGTTGCCGATGTAGAGGAGATAATCGCCTTCCACGAAAGGCTTCCGCCGGTCGGTCATCGGGCTCCCGCGAAGAAACCAGTCGTCGATCCAGTTGGGAATGACAAGGATACGGTCCCCGGGAATATCGAATTCGGACATCACCTGGCCCTTCGTGAACTCCGATACGCAGACCGCCCGGCAGGACCTTCGCAGCGCCCGCCTCGCCAAAACGCGGAACGCGAACCTGTGCCTCCAGGGCCAATCGGAATGCCGGGAGAGCGGTATGAGGTCGTGCACCTGGGTAATCGCCTTGCCTTCCCAGAAAAAAGGAACGTTGATGTTCGGAAAGTAAAAGATGTCGGGAGCCGGACGGAAGGCGCGGATGAGCGATCCCTTGCGCAGAAAATCGGCGGCTCCGAGGTAGGAGAAATCGGCGAACCGGGCGTCGATCTTTCGAGAGGAAAACGACCGGCGGAAATCCGCTTCCCGGGACTTCGGGACGAGCGTGCAGATCCGGTAAACGTCGTCCGCTTCGTCCAGGGCACGAAGAAGGTTCTCGTAGCATCTGCCGATCCCGGAGGACCGGAAGAACATCCCGTCTATGTATATGTTCAACGATCTTCCGTTTTCGGCGTCTTGCCGGAAGATGGAAGGCGCAACGCCACTTCCTGCGCCAGGTCCTTCAATTCCTTCGTCAACCTGGAGATCCTCATCGAAAAAAAGATGAGCATGACGAGGATGAACGCAAGCCCCAGCAGCGTAAGCGCCGAAAGCGGTGTAGCCGCCCCGAAAAACCACGCGAGCCGCTGGAGGAAACCGTCCGCCCACGCGGCGCACGTCGTGCCGGCGATGACGAACAGCCACAGCAGCGTGTACGATTCGGTGAGCCTGCGCGTCCGTAGCAGCTCCACGACCAGCACCGCGTTGGCAAGCAGCAGCGCCGTGATCATCAATTTCGCCTGGAACGACATGGCCCGGCCCTACCTCCTTTCCCGGAAGAGACGCAGAAGGACGATGAACGAAGCGAGAAACGACTTGAACGGATAATAAAGGACGGTTCCGAGGCTCGAATACATGGACGTGCCCCGTTCCCGCCGGCGGAACCGCGTCGGCACTTCGGCCGCCGTGAATTTCTTCAGGCCCAGCATGACGACGACTTCCGCGTCCGGAAAATCCACAGGGTATTCCTTCGCGAGGAAGGAGAAGACGTCCCGGCGCATCGCCTGGAAGCCCGAGGTGACGTCCCGGATATCGACCCCCCCGAGCGTCTTTGCCAGGAACGAAAAAAACCCGATCGCGGCGCGCCGCAGCGCGGGAATCCTGTAGCTTCCGCTTCCGGCCAGTATCCTCGATCCGATGACGATGTCCGCACCGCCGTCCAGCCCCGCAAGGAGCTTCGGGATCTCCGCGGGTATATGCTGCCCGTCCCCGTCCATCAGGACCAGGAAGTCGTACCCGGTCCGCGCCGCGTGAAGCATCCCGGTCTGGATCGCGACCCCGTAGCCGAGGTTGATCGGGTGGGACAGGCCCTGCACGGGAAGCCCGCGGATCACATCCGCCGTGGCGTCTGTGGAACCGTCGTCGACCACGACGATGTCCATGTCCAGGCTCTCCGCCAGGATCTCGCGCACGACTCCGGCGATGCTTTCCGCCTCGTTGTAGGCGGGAATGACGATTATCCCTTTACCGCGCGACGCGTTCATGCAGGGGTTCCCTTGCCGCAAAGGTCCTGAACCAGGCGAACGAACTTCTCCCCCACCACCGAGGAACGGAACTCTTTTCTGACGCGCTCCCCGGCGAATTCCCCCAATCGCTTGCGCAGCGGGTCGTCGGTGAAAAGGTTGTTCAACGCCTCGGCCAGTTTCCCGCTGTTCCCCACGGGAAAGGTGAGGCCGGTTTTTCCGTCCAAGTTAGCATATGTCACGCCGGTCGTCAGGTCGCTTGTCACGGCCGGTTTTCCGAAACTCATCGCCTCGAGCTGAACCAGCCCGAACATTTCCACGGCGGACGCCGACGGCAGGACGAGAAGGTCGCACGCAAGGTAATAGGGTTTAAGATCGGGCGCGCGGCCGAGAAAAATGAGGCGGTCTTCCACTCCACGCTCCGCCGCGCGTTTCTTCAGGTCCGCTTCGAGCGGCCCGTCCCCGACGATCAGGAATGTCCCGCGGGGCACCATCGGCGCCGCGTCCACCAGGGTGGAAAGCCCTTTGTATGCGACCAGCCGCCCGACGAACAGCGCCATGGGGGCCCCGAATCTCTCCCTGATCTTCCGCGCTTCCTCCCTTTCCTCTTCGGTCGTATCGCTCCAGTCGTCCGGCACCATGAGCGGGATGACGGTCACTTTCCCTGCGTGCATCATCAGGTTCCCGGAAAACCCGGCCTGGTTTGGCGAAGTCGCAACTATGCGGTCCGCCCTCCCGAGCGTCCAGTTCTCGATCGGACGGAAGAGGAAATATGCCAGGCGGTGCAATGCCGCGTCCACGAGGATGTCTCCGTGATAATAGATGACGAGTTTCTCCCGAAGCGGCAGGAACAGGCAGGAAACGAAAAGGGCGGCGGCGGTCATCGGGTTGGGGGCATGGAGGACGATGCAGTCGAACTTCTCCCTTCTCCTCAGCGAAAGGAGAAACAGGAAGAGGCCCGGAATGATCGGTGTCAGGAAGAGCGTGCCGATCTCCTTACGCCGATAGACCGTCCCATCCGGACCATTTTCCTCGCTGTGGCGCGGTCCCTTGCAGGCCACTACGGCATGATTCTCGAAGCGGAAACCGGTTGCCTGGAGGAGATTCTTCAACACGTATTCGATCCCCCCGGGATCGGGCGGGTAATACTTCCCCAGGTGGAGGACCTTGATCATTCAAGGTTTCCTGTCGAAGGCCACGGTCCATATCGGGCCGCAGTCGATGAATCTCGCGAGGAGACCGAAGCGCCCTCCGATTTCCTCGATCCGGTCCCGGGTGTAGAAATATACCGGGCAGTCCTGCCGCTTGAGCCAGCAATACCGGATCAGCGACTGCGGGACGAATTTCTTCGGGAACGTAGCGACGATCTTTCCGTCCGTCATTCCGGCGGCCTTCACGAAGTAGCCGGGCAGTTCGCCGGGGCTCACGTAATCGAAAACGCCGATGAACAGCAGGTGGTCGAACCGGCGGCCGGTTTCGAAAGACAGGAAATCCCCGCCGGCGAATTCCACTTCGCAATTTTCTTCCGACGCGTTCCTGCGGGCCAGGGCGATCATGTTATCGGAAAAATCGAGCCCTGTGACCCTTGCCCCCTTCCCGGCGAAATAGATCGAATAGATTCCCGACCCGCAGCCGACGTCGAGAATCGATTTGCCCCTTACATCGCCCAATAGATCCGCGGCCGCCTGGAATCGCCTGACGAGCCCCGGCTTCCGGAAAACCAGGTGGGCCGCCTGCCCGATGAGCCCCCTCTTTTCCTCCCTGTAGAACCCGTCGAACCGTTCCGCGCACTTTTCGAAATATTCCTTCACATCCATCGACTACTCCGTCCGGCGGCGGATGACGTTCCACATCGTGTCGAAC is from Deltaproteobacteria bacterium and encodes:
- a CDS encoding glycosyltransferase family 4 protein — its product is MNIYIDGMFFRSSGIGRCYENLLRALDEADDVYRICTLVPKSREADFRRSFSSRKIDARFADFSYLGAADFLRKGSLIRAFRPAPDIFYFPNINVPFFWEGKAITQVHDLIPLSRHSDWPWRHRFAFRVLARRALRRSCRAVCVSEFTKGQVMSEFDIPGDRILVIPNWIDDWFLRGSPMTDRRKPFVEGDYLLYIGNRSPHKNLKTMIEAFRSLSPDFPDLKVVVAGARMRGRDAVDDAESDPAVAGKIVQLPQVPDDMLRNLYAFARVFVFPTFMEGFGIPPLEALSFGVPAVCSDIPAVREICGDAVRYADPFDPGAFAREIRSALTDPQANAEFRGRGVERLSLYRRESALARYMDLFRGCLEGDMGKAGAGRRR
- a CDS encoding DUF2304 domain-containing protein; this translates as MSFQAKLMITALLLANAVLVVELLRTRRLTESYTLLWLFVIAGTTCAAWADGFLQRLAWFFGAATPLSALTLLGLAFILVMLIFFSMRISRLTKELKDLAQEVALRLPSSGKTPKTEDR
- a CDS encoding glycosyltransferase family 2 protein → MNASRGKGIIVIPAYNEAESIAGVVREILAESLDMDIVVVDDGSTDATADVIRGLPVQGLSHPINLGYGVAIQTGMLHAARTGYDFLVLMDGDGQHIPAEIPKLLAGLDGGADIVIGSRILAGSGSYRIPALRRAAIGFFSFLAKTLGGVDIRDVTSGFQAMRRDVFSFLAKEYPVDFPDAEVVVMLGLKKFTAAEVPTRFRRRERGTSMYSSLGTVLYYPFKSFLASFIVLLRLFRERR
- a CDS encoding glycosyltransferase, which gives rise to MIKVLHLGKYYPPDPGGIEYVLKNLLQATGFRFENHAVVACKGPRHSEENGPDGTVYRRKEIGTLFLTPIIPGLFLFLLSLRRREKFDCIVLHAPNPMTAAALFVSCLFLPLREKLVIYYHGDILVDAALHRLAYFLFRPIENWTLGRADRIVATSPNQAGFSGNLMMHAGKVTVIPLMVPDDWSDTTEEEREEARKIRERFGAPMALFVGRLVAYKGLSTLVDAAPMVPRGTFLIVGDGPLEADLKKRAAERGVEDRLIFLGRAPDLKPYYLACDLLVLPSASAVEMFGLVQLEAMSFGKPAVTSDLTTGVTYANLDGKTGLTFPVGNSGKLAEALNNLFTDDPLRKRLGEFAGERVRKEFRSSVVGEKFVRLVQDLCGKGTPA
- a CDS encoding class I SAM-dependent methyltransferase; protein product: MDVKEYFEKCAERFDGFYREEKRGLIGQAAHLVFRKPGLVRRFQAAADLLGDVRGKSILDVGCGSGIYSIYFAGKGARVTGLDFSDNMIALARRNASEENCEVEFAGGDFLSFETGRRFDHLLFIGVFDYVSPGELPGYFVKAAGMTDGKIVATFPKKFVPQSLIRYCWLKRQDCPVYFYTRDRIEEIGGRFGLLARFIDCGPIWTVAFDRKP